Part of the Usitatibacter palustris genome, GCTCAAGCGCCGCGGTGCGACGATCATCGCGATGACCGGCCGCGCGCGCTCCACGCTCGCCCGCGAAGCCGATGTCCACCTGGATGTCGCGGTCGAGAAGGAAGCCTGCCCGCTGGAGCTCGCCCCCACCGCGAGCACGACCGCCACGCTTGCACTCGGTGACGCGCTCGCGATGGCATTGCTCGATTCGAAGGGTTTTCGCAGCGAAGACTTTGCGCAGCACCATCCGGGCGGCGCGCTGGGCAGGAAGCTCCTCGTGCACGTCTCCGACATCATGCGCAAGGGCGATCAGCTGCCGATCAACAAGCCCGATGACTCGCTCGCCGCGGCCATCCTCGAGATGTCCGCGAAGGGCATCGGCATGACCGCGATCGTTGATCCGGGCATGAAGCTCATCGGGATCTTCACCGACGGCGACTTGCGCCGCGTCCTCGAGAAGCACGACAGCATCAAGACGCTGCGCGTAGGCGACGTGATGACGAAGAACCCGCGCACCATCGCGCCGGAAAAGCTCGCGGCCGAAGCCGCGCAGGTGCTCGAGAAGCAGAGCCTGGGCGGTCGCCTCGTCGCGGTCGATCCCGAAGGCCGGCTCGTGGGCGCGCTCACGTTCCATGATCTCCTCGCCGAAGGAATCATCTAGTCCCCATGGCCGAGCGCGAAGCGGAGCTGCGCAAGCGCGCGAAGCAGATCCGCCTCGCGATCTTCGACGTGGATGGCGTGCTCACCGACGGCTCGCTGTGGTTCGGGCCTGACGGCGAAGCGCTGAAGGTGTTCAACATCCTCGACGGCCACGGGCTGAAGATGCTGGCCGAAGAGGGCATCGCCACGGCCATTCTTTCGGGACGAAGCTCGCCGGCCGTCACCAAGCGCGCGGCGGAGCTGGGCATCGCGCACGTGATCCAGGGCGCGACCGACAAGCGCGTGGAATTCGATCGCCTGCGCGCGAAGCTCGGCGTCGAGGAAGCGCAGTGCGCGTTCGTGGGCGATGACCTTCCCGACCTTCCCGTGATGCAGCGTTGCGGGCTCGCGGTGGCGGTCGCCAACGCCGTGGAACTGGTGAAGGCCGCGGCGCACTACGTCACCGATGCCCCCGGCGGGCGCGGCGCAGTTCGCGAGTTCAGTGACCTGGTGCTCGCAGCGAGGCGTGCTTGATCCGGCCCACCACCTGGCTGCCGCTGGGGGTGCTGGCACTCCTCGTGGGGCTCACGGTGTGGCTCAACACCCTGGTGCAGCCGGTTGCGCAACGCGCCGATGGAACCGGACGCCACGATCCTGATCTGATCGTTGAGAACTTCAACGCGCGCAAGCTCGGGGAAGACGGCAAGGTCCTCTACACCCTCGTGGCGCGCAGGATGGTACATTACCCCGACGACGATTCCTCGCACCTGCAGAGCCTCGCGTTCGACGCCTTCGAGCCCAAGCAGCCCCGCGTGGCGATCACCGCCGACAGCGGGCGTCTCGAGAAGGGCGGCGACCGCGTGTGGATCGAGGGCAACGTGCTCGTGAACCGCGAGGCGGCCGAGAAAAGCGAACCGGTGAAGCTGGCCACCGAGCGCGTGCTCCTGCTTCCCGACGAGGGCATCGCCCGCACGACCGACGAAGTGAAGCTCGAATCGCCCTCGGGCCACGCGGTGGCTGCCGGCTTCGAGCTGAACAACAAGGAACGCACGCTTCGGATGGATCGCGTGCGCGCAACCTACAAACAACCGACAACGAAACGCTGATGCGCACGATCTTCCTCTCGCTCCTCATCGCTTCGGGCTTCGCGCCGCTCGCGTCGTTCGCCGAAAAGGCCGACCGCGAGAAGGAAGTGAACGTGAGCGCGGACGTGCTCAACGCCGACGACAAGAACCGCACCAGCGCCTTCGAAGGCAGCGTCATCGTCACGCAGGGCACGATGCGCATCACCGCGGCGAAGGTCACGGTGAAGGAAGACCCGGAGCGCTTCAAGTTCTACACCGCGGTCGGTTCGCCCGTCACCTTCCGCCAGAAGCGCGACAAGATCGAGGACTACATCGAGGGCTACGCCGAGCGCGCGGAGTTCGACGACAAGAGCGACATGCTCAAGCTCTACAACCGCGCGCGGCTGAAGAGCTCGCAGGGCGAGATCACGGGCGACCTCATCACGTACGACATGACGCGCGAGCTCTTC contains:
- a CDS encoding KpsF/GutQ family sugar-phosphate isomerase, which translates into the protein MPNVLQAPAATDTAHLLELAKDVLDIEARAVDALKARLGKEFLAAHAAVRALEGTNGRVVVMGMGKSGHIASKIAATLASTGTPAFFVHPAEASHGDLGMITKDDVVIAISYSGESGEILAILPLLKRRGATIIAMTGRARSTLAREADVHLDVAVEKEACPLELAPTASTTATLALGDALAMALLDSKGFRSEDFAQHHPGGALGRKLLVHVSDIMRKGDQLPINKPDDSLAAAILEMSAKGIGMTAIVDPGMKLIGIFTDGDLRRVLEKHDSIKTLRVGDVMTKNPRTIAPEKLAAEAAQVLEKQSLGGRLVAVDPEGRLVGALTFHDLLAEGII
- a CDS encoding KdsC family phosphatase — translated: MAEREAELRKRAKQIRLAIFDVDGVLTDGSLWFGPDGEALKVFNILDGHGLKMLAEEGIATAILSGRSSPAVTKRAAELGIAHVIQGATDKRVEFDRLRAKLGVEEAQCAFVGDDLPDLPVMQRCGLAVAVANAVELVKAAAHYVTDAPGGRGAVREFSDLVLAARRA
- the lptC gene encoding LPS export ABC transporter periplasmic protein LptC, with product MIRPTTWLPLGVLALLVGLTVWLNTLVQPVAQRADGTGRHDPDLIVENFNARKLGEDGKVLYTLVARRMVHYPDDDSSHLQSLAFDAFEPKQPRVAITADSGRLEKGGDRVWIEGNVLVNREAAEKSEPVKLATERVLLLPDEGIARTTDEVKLESPSGHAVAAGFELNNKERTLRMDRVRATYKQPTTKR
- the lptA gene encoding lipopolysaccharide transport periplasmic protein LptA; translation: MRTIFLSLLIASGFAPLASFAEKADREKEVNVSADVLNADDKNRTSAFEGSVIVTQGTMRITAAKVTVKEDPERFKFYTAVGSPVTFRQKRDKIEDYIEGYAERAEFDDKSDMLKLYNRARLKSSQGEITGDLITYDMTRELFQVSGKGGTETVPASRVKATLMPTKKKDADKDKAPAAAPNPPLTLKPDTTSGTSN